Proteins from a genomic interval of Nocardia sp. BMG51109:
- a CDS encoding pyridoxamine 5'-phosphate oxidase family protein codes for MSFAELESDFLELTREIIWCTMTTVDTRGRPRSRVVHPIWQVVEGRPVGWVATAKTPVKTAHLAANPNVAFSYWSPAQHVVLGECVATWTEEADAKQEVWALFTTTPEPIGYDLTKFGVTGPQDAAFTPLRLDPWRVQVLRGEEFPTTLTPTTWSVSRPPHAGAAGEA; via the coding sequence ATGTCTTTTGCCGAGTTGGAGAGCGACTTTCTGGAACTCACCCGGGAGATCATCTGGTGCACGATGACCACGGTCGACACCCGCGGTCGGCCGAGATCGAGGGTCGTGCACCCGATCTGGCAGGTTGTCGAGGGGCGTCCGGTGGGTTGGGTAGCGACGGCCAAGACGCCGGTGAAGACGGCGCATCTAGCGGCCAACCCGAACGTGGCGTTCTCGTATTGGAGCCCGGCGCAGCACGTTGTCCTCGGAGAATGTGTGGCGACCTGGACCGAGGAAGCGGACGCGAAGCAGGAGGTGTGGGCGCTGTTCACGACGACTCCGGAGCCGATCGGCTACGACCTGACAAAGTTCGGCGTCACCGGCCCGCAGGATGCCGCATTCACCCCACTCCGCCTGGACCCCTGGCGTGTGCAGGTGCTTCGCGGCGAGGAGTTTCCGACCACCCTCACACCAACGACGTGGAGCGTGTCACGACCGCCCCATGCGGGCGCCGCGGGGGAGGCGTAG
- a CDS encoding terpene synthase family protein, with protein MVEMKGSVRFMLAETLGFRPRNNPDKGRAYRREKAWKIRYGAIDEPNMGRRFEHYEPAKMIAYTFSTARGAAYDTAVDMSCFFLYLDRIVDDACWDQPAQARELLQNLVDVLNEDTEENLSIPVVAMFSDVWRASSRGMSWEWRHRAAKNWIDYLWANLTEVYQRHQRSTPAELASFLPNRRLSGGPLPTFDMYEPANGFEVPSCAYHNPHLAQILTLTCDLCVLGNDLASYRREDATRDPFNAVLILRDRKGLTLDEASQHVFDILVEKAGQYHLLKEYVPEVCRVLGLDKKATDAVQQWSRCLDDWNGGFFTWQFEQIRMAVY; from the coding sequence ATGGTGGAAATGAAGGGATCTGTGCGTTTTATGCTGGCGGAGACATTAGGGTTCCGGCCCAGGAACAATCCCGACAAAGGGCGGGCTTACCGTCGTGAGAAGGCTTGGAAGATCCGATACGGGGCCATCGACGAGCCGAATATGGGCAGACGGTTCGAGCACTACGAACCGGCCAAGATGATCGCCTACACCTTCTCGACCGCTCGGGGCGCGGCTTATGACACTGCCGTAGATATGAGCTGCTTCTTCCTCTACCTCGATCGAATTGTGGACGACGCCTGCTGGGACCAGCCGGCGCAGGCCCGAGAATTGCTTCAGAACCTGGTTGACGTGCTGAACGAGGACACGGAGGAGAATCTCTCGATTCCGGTGGTCGCAATGTTCTCCGACGTCTGGCGGGCAAGCAGCCGGGGTATGTCCTGGGAGTGGAGGCATCGAGCGGCGAAGAACTGGATCGACTACCTGTGGGCAAACCTCACCGAGGTCTACCAGAGGCACCAACGTAGTACCCCGGCCGAACTGGCTTCATTCCTTCCGAACCGCCGCCTGTCCGGTGGTCCTCTGCCGACCTTCGACATGTATGAACCCGCTAACGGGTTCGAAGTGCCTTCCTGTGCTTATCACAACCCGCATCTGGCGCAGATTCTCACCCTGACCTGTGACCTATGTGTACTGGGCAACGACCTCGCATCCTACCGGCGCGAAGACGCCACACGTGATCCTTTCAACGCTGTCCTCATCCTGCGAGACCGCAAGGGATTGACTCTGGACGAGGCCAGCCAACACGTTTTCGACATCCTTGTCGAAAAGGCTGGGCAATACCACCTGCTCAAGGAATACGTGCCGGAGGTCTGCCGGGTACTCGGCCTCGACAAGAAGGCTACGGATGCCGTTCAGCAATGGAGCCGATGCTTGGACGACTGGAACGGGGGGTTCTTCACCTGGCAGTTCGAACAGATCCGTATGGCCGTCTATTGA
- a CDS encoding terpene synthase family protein gives MTTAPEHPIMDMPGFYCPIEPAIHPDTASIETKAHGWLARWNYFDKRPDRVLDSRSAEFYARMVPHGQADRLQIAVEWTYLGFVFDDAYCDSAPWNTRTAEFARLTGRILRMLESPGSDIPEPHDCMRPLADIAHKFAEVGTPVQYRRWVLAHRAWLTGVLWQIGNQSDALMPSLDDYLAMRINSAAGEPVIAMIELVTGPQIPANELDCPAVRACTEMAQMLASLDNDIQSYAKDQHRNEADQNIVNVLVHQWRCPRSEAVRGAVAVRDRIMCRFLQLREKTTRHQSAPTRRYLADLGHVVRGNLDWGFSTPRYRVPGSTPPGSWADRPHDTGTEPPASTIAWWWDRHL, from the coding sequence ATGACGACGGCGCCAGAACATCCGATCATGGACATGCCCGGCTTCTACTGCCCGATCGAGCCGGCTATTCATCCCGACACCGCCTCCATCGAGACGAAGGCCCACGGGTGGCTGGCACGGTGGAATTACTTCGACAAGCGCCCGGATCGAGTGCTCGACAGCCGAAGCGCCGAGTTCTACGCCCGGATGGTGCCGCACGGCCAGGCCGACCGATTACAGATCGCGGTCGAATGGACGTACCTGGGTTTCGTATTCGACGACGCATACTGCGACAGCGCTCCCTGGAACACTCGCACCGCCGAGTTCGCGCGGCTCACCGGACGTATCCTGCGCATGCTGGAATCGCCGGGCTCGGACATCCCCGAACCCCACGACTGCATGCGGCCTCTGGCCGACATCGCGCACAAGTTCGCCGAGGTCGGCACTCCCGTGCAATATCGCCGCTGGGTGCTGGCTCACCGGGCCTGGCTGACCGGAGTGCTCTGGCAGATCGGAAACCAGTCCGACGCGTTGATGCCGTCGCTCGACGACTACCTGGCCATGCGGATCAACAGCGCCGCCGGGGAACCCGTCATCGCCATGATCGAACTGGTGACCGGTCCGCAGATCCCGGCGAACGAACTGGACTGTCCCGCAGTGCGGGCGTGCACCGAGATGGCGCAGATGCTGGCCTCTCTGGACAACGACATTCAGTCCTACGCCAAGGACCAGCACCGTAACGAGGCCGACCAGAATATCGTCAACGTGCTCGTGCACCAGTGGCGATGCCCTCGCAGCGAGGCCGTTCGCGGCGCCGTCGCCGTCCGCGATCGCATCATGTGCCGGTTCCTGCAACTGCGTGAGAAGACCACCCGACACCAGTCCGCGCCCACCCGCCGGTATCTGGCGGACCTGGGTCATGTCGTGCGAGGAAATCTCGATTGGGGGTTCAGCACCCCGAGGTACCGGGTGCCGGGTTCCACGCCGCCCGGCAGCTGGGCCGACCGGCCCCACGACACCGGCACCGAACCACCTGCCTCCACGATCGCCTGGTGGTGGGACCGGCACCTATAG
- a CDS encoding helix-turn-helix domain-containing protein, translating to MGGTPVNTIVDIRSTPECAPRQAFEQWECLLSGSYFPMTLIKPQLERFHGRIRAVTCDTVAVSSVEATPHGTRRSRRHIDQPDDPSLLLGFPTAGRGWLDESGRVTAMEPGGLVIYDSVHPTDSHFYEGTWGITTAMAPLSSVVERSGVSIGRLPINVRIPTTGAFGVIEQFFRDLLEVQQTDSAAAVLGAHALDLMASAVLLACDSRLTEQSAQALARQQVLAFVRSHYTAPDLTTEQIARACAVSRRTLYRLFEDVEGGVAAMVRRRRIGTARALLRTDRTRSLESIAAASGFASDRHFYRVFKQQTGMTPGEYRALQHPADRPHA from the coding sequence GTGGGTGGCACCCCGGTGAACACGATCGTCGACATCCGGTCGACACCCGAGTGTGCGCCCAGGCAGGCGTTCGAGCAGTGGGAGTGCCTGCTCTCCGGATCCTATTTTCCGATGACGCTCATCAAGCCGCAGTTGGAGCGGTTTCACGGCCGGATCAGGGCCGTTACCTGTGACACCGTGGCCGTCTCGTCGGTCGAGGCCACTCCGCATGGTACGCGCCGCTCGCGGCGGCATATCGACCAGCCAGACGATCCGTCCCTGCTGCTGGGCTTTCCGACAGCCGGTCGCGGCTGGTTGGATGAGTCCGGCCGGGTCACCGCGATGGAGCCGGGCGGGCTGGTCATCTACGACAGCGTTCACCCGACGGACTCGCACTTCTACGAGGGCACGTGGGGAATAACCACGGCGATGGCGCCACTGTCCAGTGTCGTGGAGCGGTCCGGGGTGTCGATCGGTCGACTGCCCATCAATGTTCGGATACCGACCACCGGCGCGTTCGGTGTCATCGAACAGTTCTTCCGGGACCTGCTGGAGGTGCAGCAGACCGACTCGGCGGCGGCGGTGCTGGGCGCGCACGCCCTCGACCTGATGGCCTCGGCGGTCCTGCTGGCGTGTGACTCCCGGCTCACGGAGCAGTCCGCGCAGGCGCTGGCCCGGCAGCAGGTGCTGGCGTTCGTCCGGAGTCATTACACCGCACCGGATCTCACCACGGAGCAGATCGCGCGCGCGTGCGCGGTGTCACGGCGCACCCTGTATCGGTTGTTCGAGGACGTCGAGGGCGGGGTCGCTGCGATGGTCCGGCGGCGCCGCATCGGCACCGCCCGGGCTCTGCTCCGCACGGACCGCACCCGGTCGCTCGAGTCGATCGCCGCGGCGTCCGGTTTCGCCTCGGATCGGCACTTCTATCGTGTCTTCAAGCAGCAGACGGGAATGACGCCCGGCGAATACCGGGCGCTGCAACATCCGGCGGATCGACCGCACGCGTGA
- a CDS encoding pentapeptide repeat-containing protein — MNVFEDVDFADGDLQAELTAGRETVTLRRCVFAGADLSELDLAGAVIDRCTFDDATLRDCRLDDTEVIGGSFLRADFTGADLTGAVFENVDLSQAKFNDAMLAEARFSGCKMTGADLTSLRGLAVTLGFENCNLQLANLAETHLRGLRITGSDLSEADLYRTDLREAVFEDCKLRQVDISETRLYRADLRGADLAGVVTNAPHMLRGVIISPEQAAEICGALGMTVMPG, encoded by the coding sequence ATGAACGTATTCGAGGACGTGGATTTCGCGGACGGAGATCTGCAAGCGGAACTGACGGCCGGGCGGGAAACCGTGACGCTCCGGCGATGCGTCTTCGCCGGCGCCGACCTGAGCGAGCTGGACCTCGCCGGCGCCGTCATCGACCGGTGCACATTCGACGACGCCACCCTGCGGGACTGCCGCCTGGACGACACCGAAGTCATCGGCGGGAGCTTCCTGCGCGCCGATTTCACCGGCGCCGACCTCACGGGCGCGGTGTTCGAGAACGTCGACCTGTCCCAGGCGAAATTCAACGATGCGATGCTGGCGGAGGCCCGGTTCTCCGGCTGCAAGATGACCGGCGCGGATCTCACATCGCTGCGCGGCCTGGCGGTGACGCTCGGTTTCGAGAACTGCAACCTGCAACTGGCCAACCTGGCCGAGACCCACCTCCGCGGCCTGCGCATCACCGGCTCCGATCTCAGCGAGGCCGACCTCTACCGCACGGACCTGCGCGAGGCCGTGTTCGAAGACTGCAAACTGCGCCAGGTCGATATCTCCGAAACCCGGCTCTACCGCGCCGATCTCCGCGGCGCCGACCTCGCCGGAGTGGTCACCAACGCACCGCACATGCTGCGAGGTGTCATCATCTCTCCCGAGCAGGCAGCGGAGATCTGCGGGGCACTGGGGATGACCGTGATGCCGGGCTGA